The following coding sequences are from one Biomphalaria glabrata chromosome 8, xgBioGlab47.1, whole genome shotgun sequence window:
- the LOC106056793 gene encoding ubiquitin-conjugating enzyme E2-22 kDa-like, whose product MANIAEQRIKREFKEVVKSDEVAACNIKVELVNDNFTELSGEIAGPPDTAYEGGKFKLEIKIPETYPFNPPQVKFITKIWHPNISSVTGAICLDILKDQWAAAMTLRTVLLSLQALLAAAEPDDPQDAVVAQQYKENNAIFQRTARHWTTAYAGGPKSDKELEDKVVKMKNMGFDEHKARVALSTKDWDITRAAEYLIS is encoded by the exons ATGGCTAACATAGCCGAACAAAGAATAAAGAGAGAATTTAAAGAAGTCGTCAAGAGCGACGAg GTTGCAGCATGTAATATAAAAGTGGAACTTGTGAATGATAACTTTACAGAACTAAGTGGTGAAATAGCTGGCCCACCAGATACAGCTTATGAAGGTGGAAAATTCAAACTAGAAATTAAAATACCAGAAACCTATCCATTTAACCCACCCCAG GTAAAATTCATCACTAAAATATGGCATCCTAATATAAGTTCAGTTACAGGAGCAATCTGCTTAGATATTCTTAAAGACCAGTG GGCGGCAGCCATGACCTTGCGAACAGTTTTACTCTCTTTACAAGCTCTACTTGCTGCTGCTGAGCCGGACGACCCACAGGACGCTGTTGTAGCACAACAGTATAAAGAAAACAATGCCATTTTCCAGCGTACGGCAAGGCATTGGACAACTGCTTATGCTGGTG GTCCCAAATCTGATAAAGAGTTGGAGGATAAAGTTGTTAAAATGAAAAACATGGGTTTTGATGAA CACAAAGCAAGAGTGGCTCTCTCCACTAAAGACTGGGACATAACAAGAGCTGCGGAGTATTTAATTAGCTAA